Proteins co-encoded in one Ictalurus punctatus breed USDA103 chromosome 18, Coco_2.0, whole genome shotgun sequence genomic window:
- the LOC108278494 gene encoding uncharacterized protein LOC108278494, giving the protein MDQTLSITGSLCVCISAVMLLQSSPTAAHSNTEVNAPTIIHMAQKFSGTRYRITCRVNPGGLKDEIMVYWLADGDFLETAYKNIRVTKKVKWLDGTEYIETTAVFKKLSQKDFDTNFTCIALSPAGFAKENIQIIKASPRLT; this is encoded by the exons ATGGACCAGACTCTCTCCATCACAG gatctctgtgtgtgtgtatcagtgctGTCATGCTGCTCCAGAGTTCTCCCACAGCAGCTCATTCCA ATACCGAAGTGAACGCGCCGACGATTATCCACATGGCGCAGAAGTTTTCAG GCACTCGCTACAGGATCACCTGCAGAGTGAACCCTGGAGGACTCAAAGACGAGATCATGGTGTACTGGCTGGCCGATGGAGACTTTTTAGAGACGGCCTATAAAAACATCCGTGTgacaaaaaaagtgaaatg GTTGGACGGGACAGAGTACATCGAGACCACAGCGGTGTTCAAAAAGCTTTCTCAGAAAGACTTCGACACCAATTTCACCTGCATCGCTCTGAGTCCAGCCGGGTTCGCCAAAGAAAACATTCAAATCATAAAAGCATCTCCTAGACTGACCTGA